A DNA window from Bacteroides cellulosilyticus contains the following coding sequences:
- a CDS encoding sodium ion-translocating decarboxylase subunit beta yields MEDIFGRLYGMTAFSNIIEDPSFLVMYAIAFILLYLGIKKHYEPLLLVPIAFGVLIANFPGGEMGVIQADENGMVMVNGALKNIWEMPLHEIAHDLGLMNFIYYMLIKTGFLPPIIFMGVGALTDFGPMLRNLHLSIFGAAAQLGIFTVLLCAVMIGFTPQEAGALGIIGGADGPTAIFTTIKLAPHLLGPIAIAAYSYMALVPVIIPLVVKLLCSKKELMINMKEQEKLYPSKTEIKNLRVLKIIFPIAVTTVVALFVPTAVPLIGMLMFGNLIKEIGADTSRLFDAAANSIMNAATIFLGLSVGATMTSEAFLNWTTIGIVVGGFLAFALSISGGIFFVKLFNLFSKKKINPLIGATGLSAVPMASRVCNEIATKYDPKNHVLNYCMSSNISGVIGSAVAAGVLISFLG; encoded by the coding sequence ATGGAAGATATATTTGGAAGACTCTACGGTATGACGGCCTTCAGCAATATCATTGAAGACCCGTCGTTTCTGGTGATGTATGCCATTGCTTTCATCCTGCTGTATCTGGGTATCAAGAAGCATTACGAACCGTTATTGCTGGTACCTATCGCTTTCGGTGTGCTCATCGCCAACTTTCCCGGTGGCGAAATGGGTGTCATTCAGGCGGATGAAAACGGAATGGTAATGGTAAATGGGGCGTTGAAGAACATCTGGGAAATGCCGTTGCATGAAATTGCACACGACTTGGGATTGATGAACTTCATCTATTATATGTTGATTAAGACAGGTTTCCTGCCCCCCATCATCTTTATGGGTGTGGGTGCTTTGACGGACTTTGGACCGATGCTCCGTAATTTGCATCTTTCCATCTTCGGGGCGGCAGCGCAGTTGGGCATCTTTACAGTACTGTTGTGTGCAGTGATGATTGGTTTTACACCGCAGGAAGCAGGTGCTCTCGGTATCATTGGTGGTGCTGATGGTCCGACTGCTATTTTTACTACTATCAAGTTGGCTCCGCATTTGTTGGGCCCGATTGCTATTGCCGCTTATTCTTACATGGCGTTGGTCCCGGTGATTATTCCGTTGGTAGTGAAATTGTTATGCTCTAAGAAGGAGCTGATGATCAATATGAAGGAACAGGAAAAACTCTATCCCTCGAAGACGGAAATCAAGAATCTGCGTGTACTGAAAATTATTTTCCCGATAGCAGTGACTACGGTTGTCGCTCTCTTTGTACCGACGGCAGTGCCTTTGATCGGTATGTTGATGTTCGGTAACCTGATTAAGGAAATCGGTGCGGATACCAGTCGTTTGTTTGATGCAGCTGCAAATAGCATTATGAATGCGGCAACTATTTTCTTAGGACTGAGTGTAGGTGCAACTATGACAAGCGAAGCGTTCCTGAATTGGACGACTATCGGTATTGTAGTGGGTGGTTTCCTTGCGTTTGCACTTTCTATTTCAGGTGGTATCTTCTTTGTGAAGCTGTTCAATCTGTTCAGCAAGAAGAAGATCAATCCGCTGATTGGTGCAACGGGACTGAGTGCTGTGCCTATGGCAAGTCGTGTATGTAATGAGATTGCTACGAAGTATGATCCGAAGAACCATGTGCTGAATTACTGTATGTCCAGTAATATCTCCGGTGTTATCGGTTCGGCGGTAGCTGCGGGTGTATTGATCTCATTCTTGGGATAA
- a CDS encoding biotin/lipoyl-containing protein yields MKKEIKFSLVFRDMWQSAGKYVPRVDQLVKVAPAIVEMGCFARVETNGGGFEQVNLLFGENPNKAVRAWTKPFHEAGIQTHMLDRALNGLRMSPVPADVRKLFYKVKKVQGTDITRTFCGLNDTRNIIPSIAYAKEAGMISQCSLCITHSPIHTVEYYTNMALELIKAGADEICIKDMAGIGRPVSLGKIVANIKAAHPEIPIQYHSHAGPGFNMASILEVCEAGCDYIDVGMEPLSWGTGHADLLSVQAMLKDAGFQVPEVNMEAYMKVRALIQEFMDDFLGLYISPKNRLMNSLLIGPGLPGGMMGSLMADLESNLESINKYKAKRNLPFMTQDQLLIKLFNEVAYVWPRVGYPPLVTPFSQYVKNLAMMNVIAMEKGKERWGMIADDIWDMLLGKAGKLPGTLAPEIIEKAEREGRKFFTGNPQDNYPDALDKYRKMMKENKWDLGEDDEELFEYAMHPAQYEAYKSGKAKEDFLADVEKRKAELNKSPLDDAKPKTLTVQVDGQAYRVTVAYGDIDLPADATAKVEAPVGEGQDVVAPLEGKFFLTKNAQETPLKVGDKVKKGDLLCYIEAMKTYNAIRADFDGTVTAICATPGDTISEDDVLMKIG; encoded by the coding sequence ATGAAAAAGGAAATTAAGTTCAGCCTGGTTTTCAGGGACATGTGGCAGAGTGCCGGAAAATATGTGCCCCGCGTAGACCAGCTGGTGAAGGTTGCTCCCGCTATTGTTGAGATGGGCTGTTTTGCCCGCGTAGAAACCAATGGCGGAGGTTTTGAACAGGTAAATCTATTGTTTGGTGAAAATCCTAATAAAGCTGTACGTGCATGGACGAAGCCGTTCCACGAAGCCGGTATACAAACTCACATGTTGGACCGTGCACTGAACGGTCTTCGCATGAGTCCCGTACCTGCCGATGTGCGTAAGCTGTTTTATAAAGTGAAGAAAGTGCAGGGGACGGACATTACACGTACATTCTGTGGACTGAACGATACCCGTAACATTATTCCTTCCATCGCTTACGCTAAAGAAGCCGGAATGATTTCCCAATGTTCGCTCTGTATCACCCATTCGCCCATCCATACAGTAGAATATTACACCAATATGGCGTTAGAGCTCATCAAGGCGGGTGCTGATGAAATCTGTATCAAGGATATGGCAGGTATCGGACGTCCGGTATCGCTGGGCAAGATTGTGGCTAATATCAAGGCTGCACATCCTGAAATTCCTATTCAATATCATAGTCATGCAGGTCCCGGTTTCAATATGGCAAGTATCCTCGAAGTTTGCGAGGCTGGTTGCGATTATATTGACGTGGGCATGGAACCGTTGTCATGGGGTACGGGACACGCTGACTTGCTGAGTGTGCAGGCTATGCTGAAAGATGCAGGTTTCCAGGTTCCTGAGGTGAATATGGAAGCATACATGAAGGTGCGTGCATTGATTCAGGAATTTATGGATGACTTCCTCGGTTTGTATATCAGTCCGAAGAACCGCTTGATGAACTCCTTGTTGATCGGTCCGGGACTTCCGGGTGGTATGATGGGTAGCTTGATGGCTGACTTGGAGTCCAATCTGGAATCTATCAATAAATATAAGGCGAAACGTAACTTGCCGTTTATGACGCAGGATCAGTTGCTTATCAAGCTGTTCAATGAAGTGGCTTACGTATGGCCGCGCGTAGGTTATCCTCCGTTGGTAACTCCGTTCAGCCAGTATGTTAAGAATCTGGCGATGATGAACGTGATTGCTATGGAAAAAGGCAAGGAACGTTGGGGTATGATTGCTGATGATATCTGGGATATGCTGTTAGGTAAAGCTGGTAAATTGCCGGGTACGCTGGCTCCCGAAATCATTGAGAAAGCCGAACGTGAAGGCCGTAAGTTCTTTACCGGAAACCCGCAGGATAATTATCCGGATGCGCTCGATAAGTATCGCAAGATGATGAAAGAGAACAAATGGGATTTGGGTGAAGATGATGAAGAACTCTTCGAATATGCCATGCATCCGGCACAATACGAAGCATACAAGAGTGGCAAGGCGAAAGAAGACTTCCTGGCAGACGTGGAAAAACGGAAGGCGGAACTAAACAAATCCCCGCTGGATGATGCCAAACCAAAGACACTTACCGTACAGGTGGACGGACAGGCTTATCGCGTAACGGTAGCTTACGGTGATATTGATTTGCCGGCAGATGCTACAGCAAAAGTGGAAGCTCCTGTAGGCGAAGGTCAGGATGTGGTTGCTCCGTTGGAAGGAAAATTCTTCCTGACGAAGAATGCGCAGGAAACTCCGTTGAAGGTGGGCGACAAGGTGAAGAAAGGTGACTTGCTTTGCTACATCGAAGCTATGAAGACGTATAACGCCATCCGTGCCGATTTCGACGGAACAGTTACTGCTATTTGTGCTACTCCGGGCGATACCATTTCAGAAGATGATGTATTAATGAAGATAGGATAA
- a CDS encoding OadG family protein, translating into MENLNTALLLMVVGMTTVFAILLIVIYLGKGLILLVNKYAPEEVVPDKKGAQGPAAIPGNILAAISAAVTVVTQGKGKVAKVEKIK; encoded by the coding sequence ATGGAAAATCTCAACACAGCGCTTCTGCTGATGGTAGTAGGTATGACGACAGTGTTCGCTATCCTGCTGATTGTAATCTACTTAGGTAAAGGACTTATTCTTCTGGTAAACAAGTACGCCCCCGAAGAGGTGGTGCCGGATAAGAAAGGTGCGCAAGGTCCTGCCGCAATTCCCGGAAACATTTTGGCTGCTATCAGTGCCGCTGTAACAGTGGTGACACAAGGCAAGGGTAAAGTAGCCAAGGTCGAGAAAATAAAATGA
- a CDS encoding HU family DNA-binding protein, with translation MAFYKKFQSKLNDLWYPKAITTGTPITTDKVADKLSLLSTVTRGDTFAVLKNLGGVMADYMAMGRTVKIEGVGTFYYTAATNKRGVATPGEVNSGQINGIRVRFIPEVKRSSGKQVTTRSMVDVDVDWTDLEKLANGSTTSDNTEGGNPGGGSGEGGLDENPLG, from the coding sequence ATGGCATTTTACAAGAAATTTCAATCGAAACTGAATGATTTGTGGTATCCGAAAGCAATTACTACCGGTACACCTATTACTACTGACAAGGTAGCGGACAAACTGTCCTTGCTCTCTACTGTCACCCGCGGTGACACATTTGCCGTGCTGAAAAACCTGGGAGGCGTAATGGCTGACTATATGGCCATGGGGCGTACGGTGAAGATTGAGGGCGTAGGGACTTTCTACTATACAGCTGCTACGAACAAGAGGGGAGTTGCCACACCTGGTGAGGTGAACTCCGGACAGATTAATGGCATACGTGTACGTTTCATTCCCGAGGTGAAACGTAGCAGCGGCAAGCAGGTTACCACCCGCTCTATGGTGGATGTTGATGTTGACTGGACGGATCTAGAGAAGCTTGCCAATGGCAGCACTACCAGTGACAACACTGAGGGTGGCAATCCCGGTGGCGGTTCCGGTGAAGGTGGTCTGGATGAAAATCCGTTAGGATAA